The following coding sequences lie in one Rutidosis leptorrhynchoides isolate AG116_Rl617_1_P2 chromosome 6, CSIRO_AGI_Rlap_v1, whole genome shotgun sequence genomic window:
- the LOC139853516 gene encoding alpha-1,3-arabinosyltransferase XAT2-like — protein MGKQSRSKPLTTIKWRLFLIPLAYVAVFTAYRTRFHQWTTRVPNHLEAGPEKHVPKNNKDSQKHLLGRLLGGDERLKLETTQFACDNATHVGFCVANQQVRIDTANLKVYMCSYNQPETLVRPYPSEYIALTNTYITPVRILKGNITKTPESCHYTHLVPVIVFSSGIIGNIFHEISEIIIPLFLTSRHFQSSVQFIVTDYHLQFVKKYNQVLKHLSNYQVIRTGSKTGTHCFPGAVIGLKYHDHLALDPESNPKNYTILHFKQFLRESYSLKFKNAGEIKKPVLLLVSRKDSRVFVNENEMVKMMKDMGFQVIIRDGKYMSNLDVFSKVINSCNVMIGAHGAGLTNMVFLPEDSVYIQVIPYALKWPADTYYGRVPATKMGLKYMEYNIVVEESSLIDSYGPNHTVITDPGSIHAKGYEAVRSVYLSQNMTIDLSELKETLVEALDHLGEKDLITVS, from the exons ATGGGGAAACAGAGTAGATCAAAACCATTAACAACAATAAAATGGCGTTTATTCTTAATTCCTCTTGCATATGTTGCAGTTTTTACAGCATACAGAACTCGGTTTCATCAAT GGACAACACgtgttccaaatcatttggaagCTGGACCAGAAAAACATGTGCCTAAAAATAACAAAGATTCTCAAAAACATCTTCTAGGGAGACTGCTCGGAG GTGATGAGCGTTTGAAGCTTGAAACTACGCAATTTGCATGCGATAATGCAACTCACGTGGGTTTTTGTGTGGCGAATCAACAAGTGAGAATCGATACGGCTAACTTGAAAGTCTATATGTGTTCCTATAATCAACCCGAGACCCTGGTTCGACCATATCCTTCGGAATACATAGCACTCACAAACACATACATAACACCTGTTCGCATACTAAAAGGGAATATCACAAAAACCCCTGAATCTTGTCATTATACACATTTAGTCCCTGTTATAGTCTTCTCATCCGGGATTATTGGGAACATATTTCATGAAATTAGTGAAATCATCATCCCATTGTTTCTCACTTCGCGCCATTTTCAATCAAGCGTTCAGTTCATTGTTACTGATTACCATCTTCAGTTTGTTAAAAAATATAACCAGGTCCTGAAACACCTGTCTAATTATCAAGTAATCAGGACCGGTTCGAAAACAGGTACACATTGCTTTCCAGGAGCAGTAATCGGACTTAAATATCACGACCATTTGGCTTTGGATCCTGAATCAAACCCGAAAAACTACACCATCCTACATTTCAAGCAGTTTTTAAGAGAATCATACAGTTTAAAATTCAAAAATGCAGGCGAGATTAAGAAGCCGGTTTTGCTTCTGGTTTCTAGAAAAGATTCACGAGTGTTTGTAAACGAAAACGAGATGGTGAAAATGATGAAGGATATGGGATTTCAAGTGATCATCAGAGATGGAAAATACATGTCTAATTTGGATGTTTTTTCAAAAGTGATTAACTCGTGCAACGTTATGATTGGTGCGCACGGTGCAGGACTAACAAACATGGTTTTCTTACCTGAAGACTCGGTTTACATACAGGTTATACCGTACGCGTTGAAATGGCCTGCTGATACATATTATGGCAGAGTACCAGCAACTAAAATGGGATTGAAGTATATGGAATACAACATTGTAGTAGAGGAGAGTTCGTTAATCGATTCGTATGGGCCAAATCATACTGTAATTACTGATCCAGGATCTATACACGCGAAAGGCTATGAAGCTGTGAGATCTGTTTATCTTAGCCAAAATATGACGATTGATCTGTCGGAGTTGAAGGAGACTCTTGTTGAAGCTCTTGACCATCTTGGAGAAAAAGATTTAATCACAGTTTCATGA